A genomic window from Streptomyces sp. NBC_00234 includes:
- a CDS encoding dihydrodipicolinate synthase family protein: MDLTPLKAALADVVAIPVTPFAEDGTIDTTAHRALLRRLLDGGVRIVTPNGNTGEFYALTPDERRAVTELTIDEAAGRATVLVGVGHDVPTAVDAARHARDAGAEMVMVHQPVHPYVSQDGWTDYHRAIAEAVPELGVVPYIRNPLLGGEALTALADSCPNVIGVKYAVPDAARFGAFARDAGLERFVWIAGLAELYAPSYFATGATGFTSGLVNVAPGVSLAMLEALRAGDYAAAMKVWEQIRRFEELRADRQSANNVTVVKEALASLGLCRRDVRAPSRVLPDAQRAEVADQIAGWSI, encoded by the coding sequence ATGGACCTCACTCCGCTGAAGGCGGCCCTCGCAGATGTCGTGGCGATCCCGGTGACTCCGTTCGCCGAGGACGGGACCATCGACACGACGGCGCACCGCGCCCTCCTGCGACGACTGCTCGACGGCGGCGTCCGCATCGTCACCCCGAACGGCAACACCGGGGAGTTCTATGCGCTCACGCCCGACGAGCGGCGGGCCGTCACCGAGCTGACCATCGACGAGGCGGCAGGTCGCGCCACGGTCCTGGTCGGCGTCGGCCACGACGTGCCGACCGCCGTGGACGCGGCCCGGCACGCCAGGGACGCCGGCGCCGAGATGGTGATGGTGCACCAGCCGGTGCACCCGTACGTCTCGCAGGACGGCTGGACCGACTACCACCGCGCCATCGCCGAGGCCGTCCCGGAGCTCGGGGTCGTCCCGTACATCCGTAACCCGCTGCTCGGCGGCGAGGCGCTGACCGCGCTCGCCGACAGCTGCCCCAACGTCATCGGCGTGAAGTACGCCGTGCCGGACGCGGCCCGCTTCGGCGCCTTCGCCCGGGACGCCGGACTGGAGCGCTTCGTCTGGATCGCCGGCCTCGCCGAGCTCTACGCGCCCTCCTACTTCGCCACCGGAGCCACCGGCTTCACCTCCGGCCTCGTCAACGTCGCCCCCGGCGTCTCGCTGGCCATGCTGGAGGCGCTGCGGGCCGGCGACTACGCGGCGGCGATGAAGGTCTGGGAGCAGATCCGCCGCTTCGAGGAACTGCGCGCCGACCGGCAGTCCGCCAACAACGTGACGGTCGTCAAGGAGGCCCTGGCCTCGCTCGGGCTCTGCCGCCGCGACGTCCGCGCGCCCAGCAGGGTGCTGCCGGACGCACAGCGCGCCGAGGTCGCCGACCAGATCGCCGGGTGGTCCATATGA